A stretch of Paludisphaera borealis DNA encodes these proteins:
- a CDS encoding 2-hydroxyacid dehydrogenase, with amino-acid sequence MRIAVFSTKSYDRTFLEAAAQGSGHELRFFEARQTRDTSGLARGFPAVCIFVNDEADEATLEALAEGGTRLVACRCAGVNQVDLRAAKRLGLTVARVPAYSPHAVAEYAVGLILALNRHIHRAFNRVREGNFALDGLLGFDLHGKTAGVVGTGKIGAIVAKILDGFGCRVLAFDKYVNPGCTALGVSYVGLDELLAASDVVTLHCPLTPETDRLINADALATMKPGAMLVNTSRGEVIDTAAVIDALKSGRLGYLGLDVYEEEENFFFEDFSDRVIQDDVLARLLTFPNVLITGHQAFFTREALGNIAETMVASFTAFEQGRELPNKVEPEPAAPVRGES; translated from the coding sequence ATGCGGATCGCCGTATTCAGCACCAAGTCGTACGACCGGACGTTCCTTGAGGCCGCGGCCCAGGGGTCGGGGCACGAGCTTCGGTTCTTCGAAGCGCGGCAGACGCGGGACACCAGCGGCCTGGCGCGGGGGTTTCCGGCCGTCTGCATTTTCGTCAACGACGAGGCCGACGAGGCGACGCTGGAGGCGCTCGCCGAGGGAGGGACGAGGCTCGTGGCGTGCCGTTGCGCGGGGGTCAACCAGGTGGACCTGCGCGCCGCGAAGCGACTGGGGCTGACCGTCGCGCGGGTGCCGGCGTACTCGCCGCACGCCGTGGCCGAGTACGCCGTCGGCCTGATCCTCGCCCTCAACCGTCATATTCATCGGGCCTTCAACCGGGTCCGCGAGGGGAACTTCGCGCTCGACGGCCTGCTCGGCTTCGACCTCCACGGCAAGACGGCGGGCGTGGTCGGGACCGGGAAGATCGGAGCGATCGTCGCCAAGATCCTCGACGGCTTCGGCTGCCGCGTCCTGGCCTTCGATAAATACGTCAACCCGGGGTGTACGGCTCTCGGCGTCTCGTACGTCGGCCTCGACGAGCTGCTCGCGGCGTCGGACGTCGTCACCCTGCACTGCCCGTTGACCCCCGAGACCGACCGGCTGATCAACGCCGATGCCCTCGCGACGATGAAGCCGGGGGCGATGCTCGTGAACACCAGCCGGGGCGAGGTGATCGACACCGCCGCAGTGATCGACGCCCTCAAGTCCGGCCGCCTGGGCTACCTGGGCCTCGACGTTTACGAGGAGGAAGAGAACTTCTTCTTCGAGGACTTCTCCGACCGCGTGATCCAGGACGACGTGCTCGCGCGACTGCTGACGTTCCCCAACGTTCTCATCACCGGGCACCAGGCGTTTTTCACCCGCGAGGCGCTCGGGAACATCGCCGAAACCATGGTCGCCAGCTTCACGGCCTTCGAGCAAGGCCGGGAACTCCCCAACAAGGTCGAGCCTGAGCCGGCCGCGCCCGTCCGAGGCGAATCCTGA
- a CDS encoding acyltransferase family protein — MLDGVRGLAILLVLSYHFTMGMTGQGLAARLFFKATSVGWCGVDLFFVLSGFLITGILCDAKGSPHRFRNFYARRALRIFPLYYGVLIGVFAGLPLIATTTGGFDGVEDAYIWLWSYGTNILVALRGEWFPLSHFWTLAVEEHFYIFWPAVVFLCDRKTAVRVCLGMTLLALVARVWLVSQGAVLAAYCLTVCRMDALAMGGLVALAARGPRGLGVLAPHARTTLLLGATALSALVGWRFGLAFHDPVIQTVGYLALAVCFAAFLALVVAAPASSPLAIACNLAPLRSLGRYSYGLYVYNSIFILLAEGSSLLPRLVAWSGSTAVGRLLYVTLAASSTLAVAWLSWHLLEKPFFKLKRHFPSGLDANNLHSPDDSARTPGYASAPLCPLKA, encoded by the coding sequence GTGCTCGACGGGGTACGCGGCCTGGCGATCTTGCTCGTCTTGAGTTACCACTTCACCATGGGGATGACCGGCCAGGGCCTCGCCGCCCGGCTGTTCTTCAAGGCGACCTCCGTAGGCTGGTGCGGGGTTGATCTCTTCTTCGTTCTCTCCGGCTTCCTCATCACGGGCATCCTCTGCGACGCCAAGGGTTCGCCGCATCGATTCCGGAATTTCTATGCGCGGAGGGCGCTGCGGATTTTCCCCCTCTACTACGGAGTCCTGATCGGGGTCTTCGCCGGCCTGCCGCTGATCGCGACGACGACTGGAGGCTTCGACGGCGTCGAAGACGCCTACATTTGGCTCTGGTCGTATGGCACGAACATCCTCGTCGCGTTGCGCGGGGAGTGGTTCCCGCTCAGCCACTTCTGGACTCTGGCCGTCGAAGAGCATTTTTACATATTCTGGCCGGCGGTCGTGTTCCTGTGCGACCGCAAGACGGCAGTCCGAGTCTGCTTGGGGATGACCCTCCTCGCGCTGGTTGCGCGCGTCTGGCTCGTCAGTCAGGGCGCGGTCCTCGCCGCGTACTGCCTGACGGTTTGCCGGATGGACGCGCTGGCGATGGGCGGCCTCGTCGCCCTGGCTGCCCGGGGGCCGCGAGGGTTGGGAGTCTTGGCTCCGCATGCCAGGACGACTCTACTGCTCGGCGCGACTGCCCTGTCGGCCCTGGTCGGCTGGCGGTTCGGACTGGCGTTCCATGACCCGGTGATCCAGACGGTCGGCTATCTCGCGCTCGCCGTCTGCTTCGCCGCGTTCCTCGCCCTGGTCGTGGCGGCACCCGCCTCAAGCCCTCTCGCAATCGCCTGCAACCTCGCCCCGCTGCGATCCCTCGGCCGCTACAGTTATGGCCTTTACGTTTACAACTCCATTTTCATCCTTCTCGCCGAAGGTTCATCGCTGCTTCCCCGACTGGTCGCCTGGTCGGGATCGACGGCCGTGGGACGGCTCCTCTACGTCACACTCGCCGCGTCGTCCACGCTGGCCGTCGCTTGGCTCAGTTGGCATCTGCTGGAGAAGCCGTTTTTCAAGTTGAAGAGGCATTTCCCGAGCGGGTTGGATGCGAATAACCTCCATTCCCCAGACGACTCGGCCCGGACTCCAGGTTATGCTTCGGCCCCGCTTTGCCCTCTCAAAGCTTGA
- the solA gene encoding N-methyl-L-tryptophan oxidase — protein sequence MQNLAVKNVIIGAGAMGAAAAYHLARRGEEVWLVEQFALGHARGSSHGAARIIRHSYADPDYARLMPLAYRAWRELEADAALPLFIRTGGVSFNPSSVSYVEQVAENLQALDVPHRRMSGKLWNEANPAFGLPADYDVVFEPDAGMLTASKAVATQIELASRLSPKTRVLPETPVRRIDLDGSRPVVVTDDLTIEAERLIVAAGSWVGRLLPDLALPVRPTRQQVLYFRPGDRAPFEIARFPVFIYMGESPDQAFYGMPDFQGLGVKVARHGGPDADPDNPDPEVGEAYRDLVRDFLRAHIPALGSADIGLTEVCLYTIAPGERFLVDFHPARSDVLIASPCSGHGFKFSCLIGRVLADLAANGATDVPIDAWKRV from the coding sequence ATGCAGAACCTCGCGGTCAAGAACGTGATCATTGGCGCGGGCGCGATGGGCGCGGCGGCGGCTTACCACCTCGCCCGGCGCGGCGAAGAGGTCTGGCTGGTCGAGCAGTTCGCGCTCGGTCACGCGCGCGGCAGCTCGCACGGCGCGGCCCGGATCATCCGCCATTCGTACGCCGATCCCGATTACGCCCGGCTCATGCCCCTGGCCTACCGCGCCTGGCGCGAGCTTGAAGCCGACGCCGCCCTGCCCCTCTTCATCCGGACCGGCGGCGTCTCGTTCAATCCGTCGAGCGTATCATACGTCGAGCAGGTGGCCGAAAACCTCCAGGCGCTCGACGTCCCCCATCGCAGGATGTCGGGAAAGCTCTGGAACGAGGCCAACCCGGCTTTCGGTCTCCCCGCCGATTACGACGTCGTCTTCGAACCCGACGCCGGCATGCTCACCGCGTCGAAAGCCGTCGCGACCCAGATCGAGCTGGCCAGCCGGCTCTCGCCGAAGACGCGAGTCCTCCCCGAAACGCCGGTCCGGCGCATCGATCTCGACGGCTCCCGCCCGGTCGTGGTCACCGACGACCTGACGATCGAGGCCGAGCGGCTGATCGTCGCCGCTGGATCATGGGTCGGCCGGCTCCTGCCGGACCTGGCGTTACCCGTCCGGCCGACGCGGCAGCAGGTGCTCTACTTTCGGCCCGGCGACCGCGCGCCGTTCGAGATTGCTCGGTTCCCCGTCTTCATCTACATGGGCGAGAGCCCCGACCAGGCGTTCTACGGCATGCCCGACTTCCAGGGCCTGGGCGTCAAGGTCGCGCGTCACGGCGGCCCGGATGCCGATCCCGACAACCCCGACCCCGAGGTCGGCGAAGCCTACCGAGATCTCGTCCGCGATTTCCTCCGCGCCCACATCCCCGCGCTCGGCTCGGCCGATATCGGCCTCACCGAAGTCTGCCTCTACACCATCGCCCCCGGCGAGCGGTTCCTCGTCGACTTTCACCCCGCCCGCTCCGACGTCCTGATCGCCAGCCCATGCAGCGGCCACGGCTTCAAATTCTCCTGCCTCATCGGCCGCGTCCTCGCCGACCTCGCCGCCAACGGCGCGACCGACGTCCCCATCGACGCCTGGAAGCGCGTTTGA
- the hisS gene encoding histidine--tRNA ligase produces the protein MIDPRVASGLRDLLPAEMIPRERILATFRHTFSSYGFLPIETPHIERMEVLTGKGAGSDEVLRQIFEVTNKGGTPGELALRFDLTVPLARFVAKHIEEVGIPFKRYAIGSVFRGERPAKGRFREFVQCDFDTIGTESALADAETAQIIHESLKAAKVPPFTITLNNRKILDGLLESLDLAGKTGAVLRSLDKLAKIGRDGVAAELQRSDVEGNSGLSNDQAARILDFAETGRGGAEVLNAAENRLGTHPKAAEGIANLRTVFDLLDAGGVSSDRLAIDLGLARGLDYYTGIVYETTVDGWEKFGSIASGGRYDNLASLFISRRLPGVGASIGLDRLMALMGEAGCLGGTTATAPVLIANFPGTDPAVGFRMAAQLRKAGIGVEIYPEPAQIGKQMGYGSKHGHKLAIIVGPNEVAAQVFNIRYLATRHEDKGLAWSVLEDSVQGALQILEQEDLRS, from the coding sequence ATGATCGACCCCCGGGTGGCCAGCGGGCTGCGAGACCTGCTCCCCGCCGAGATGATCCCCCGCGAGCGCATCCTGGCGACGTTCCGGCATACCTTCTCCTCGTACGGCTTCCTGCCGATCGAGACGCCGCATATCGAGCGGATGGAAGTCTTGACTGGCAAGGGCGCCGGGTCGGACGAGGTCTTGCGGCAGATCTTCGAGGTCACGAACAAGGGGGGGACGCCCGGCGAGCTGGCCTTGCGGTTCGACCTCACCGTCCCCCTGGCCCGGTTCGTCGCCAAGCACATCGAAGAGGTTGGCATCCCGTTCAAGCGGTACGCGATCGGGTCGGTGTTCCGAGGCGAGCGGCCGGCCAAGGGTCGGTTTCGCGAGTTCGTCCAGTGCGACTTCGACACGATCGGCACCGAGAGCGCCCTGGCCGACGCCGAGACGGCCCAGATCATCCACGAGTCCCTGAAGGCCGCCAAGGTCCCGCCGTTCACGATCACGCTCAACAACCGCAAGATCCTCGACGGCTTGCTCGAATCCCTCGACCTCGCGGGCAAGACGGGCGCGGTGCTGCGGTCGCTCGACAAGCTCGCCAAGATCGGCCGCGACGGCGTGGCCGCCGAACTGCAACGGTCAGACGTCGAGGGGAATTCGGGCCTTAGCAACGACCAGGCCGCCCGGATTCTCGACTTCGCCGAGACCGGTCGCGGCGGGGCCGAAGTCCTCAACGCAGCCGAGAACCGGCTGGGAACGCACCCGAAGGCCGCCGAGGGGATCGCCAACCTTCGCACGGTTTTCGACCTGCTTGACGCTGGCGGGGTCTCCTCGGATCGCCTGGCGATCGACTTGGGGCTGGCCCGGGGGCTCGACTACTACACGGGGATCGTCTACGAAACCACGGTCGACGGCTGGGAGAAGTTCGGCAGCATCGCCTCGGGGGGGCGGTACGACAACCTGGCGAGCCTGTTCATCTCGCGCCGGCTTCCCGGCGTCGGGGCGTCGATCGGGCTCGACCGGCTGATGGCCCTGATGGGCGAGGCCGGCTGCCTGGGCGGGACGACGGCGACGGCCCCGGTGCTGATCGCTAACTTCCCCGGCACCGACCCGGCCGTCGGCTTCCGGATGGCCGCCCAGCTTCGCAAGGCTGGCATCGGGGTTGAGATCTACCCCGAACCCGCACAGATCGGCAAGCAGATGGGATACGGGTCGAAACACGGGCACAAGCTGGCGATCATCGTCGGCCCCAACGAGGTCGCCGCCCAGGTCTTCAACATCCGCTACCTCGCCACCCGCCACGAAGATAAGGGGCTGGCCTGGTCGGTCCTCGAAGACTCGGTCCAGGGCGCCCTTCAGATTCTCGAACAAGAGGACTTGCGCTCATGA
- a CDS encoding ABC transporter permease — protein sequence MRTVLGLVGLSIPIVGVLGLISLSAGMRNLLGETLGQVQGMLVLREDAPAPIFSHLRADLEEKIRQVPGVRLVAAEVWEAAPPIEGTSLFRNLTKLENWTSKTKRMQSILDAAAVLGQDIETHLRSRTGVYSKSIKQGRFLTLDDRDQPRVVISRKTAGRHLDAAGKPKQVGDSLRIGEMEFQIVGIYDTGSMLFDDILVMDIGIARKLLGLAPGQVSCFYVEAERPDQMDQVARAIEAAVPGVDALNMREFQANFGSIMTEINNGLMLVVSLALLVGVVGIVNTMLMSTMERFAEFGVLRTNGWSRKDVLKLITAESAFLGLAAGVLGCLITLAAAAVANHFLTGGLHLAASPKQIAIGLGLSVVMGTIGGLYPAWKASRLAPMEAIRAGAR from the coding sequence GTGCGCACGGTGCTCGGCCTGGTCGGGCTCTCGATCCCCATCGTCGGCGTCCTGGGCCTGATCAGTCTGTCGGCCGGCATGCGGAACCTGCTCGGCGAGACCCTGGGGCAGGTCCAGGGGATGCTGGTGCTGCGCGAAGACGCCCCCGCGCCGATCTTCAGCCACCTCCGGGCCGACCTTGAAGAGAAGATCCGCCAGGTGCCGGGGGTCCGGCTCGTCGCGGCCGAGGTCTGGGAGGCCGCCCCGCCGATCGAGGGGACCAGCCTGTTCCGCAACCTCACCAAGCTCGAAAACTGGACGTCGAAGACCAAGCGGATGCAGAGCATCCTCGACGCCGCCGCGGTTCTCGGCCAGGACATCGAGACCCACCTTCGGTCGCGCACCGGCGTCTACTCCAAGTCGATCAAGCAGGGCCGGTTCCTGACCCTTGACGACCGCGACCAGCCGCGCGTGGTGATCAGCCGCAAGACCGCAGGGCGTCACCTTGACGCGGCCGGCAAGCCCAAGCAGGTGGGGGACTCGCTCCGGATCGGCGAGATGGAGTTCCAGATCGTCGGGATTTACGACACCGGCTCGATGCTGTTCGACGACATCCTGGTCATGGACATCGGCATCGCCCGCAAGCTGCTGGGACTGGCTCCGGGGCAGGTTTCGTGTTTCTACGTCGAAGCCGAGCGGCCGGACCAGATGGACCAGGTCGCCCGCGCCATTGAGGCCGCGGTGCCGGGGGTCGACGCCCTCAACATGCGGGAATTCCAGGCGAACTTCGGCTCGATCATGACCGAGATCAACAACGGTCTGATGCTGGTGGTCAGCCTGGCGCTCCTGGTGGGGGTGGTCGGGATCGTGAACACGATGCTGATGAGCACGATGGAGCGGTTCGCCGAGTTCGGCGTTCTGCGGACCAACGGATGGTCGCGCAAGGACGTCCTGAAGCTGATCACGGCCGAAAGTGCCTTCCTGGGGCTAGCGGCCGGCGTGCTCGGCTGTTTGATCACGCTGGCCGCGGCGGCGGTGGCGAACCACTTCCTGACCGGCGGGCTGCACCTCGCGGCTTCGCCCAAGCAGATCGCGATCGGCCTCGGGCTGTCGGTGGTCATGGGGACGATCGGCGGCCTCTACCCCGCCTGGAAAGCCTCGCGACTCGCCCCCATGGAGGCGATCCGGGCGGGCGCGCGATGA
- the hisG gene encoding ATP phosphoribosyltransferase has translation MNGTQRVDPIRLAMPSKGHLYEGIIEILKTAGYKVRRVSDRQYEATISGQPRFHVVFMRPTDIVLQVQEGRCHLGVTGMDVYAEHAFEAQQAVVVDPDLGYGGCRLVVAVPESWVDVGHVLDLVDLTSEFKSAGKTFRVSTKYPALVRQYFRKWGIYYYQLINSEGALELHPSLGIADVIVDLTSSGVTLKDNRLREIAGGIVLDSAACLIGHAPSLASLADEGETGPLALLLDALDGVRRSEGLLHLEVVGGPAEPGPETAAKVADYLREQGARHLVRGEVWDDRGLPGWRVTALVAAKKLTACQRALLGLGASRIVGLPAQFVFDRAAASTFDDLKKRLADDGGATS, from the coding sequence ATGAACGGCACGCAACGTGTTGATCCGATCCGCCTGGCGATGCCCTCGAAGGGGCATCTCTACGAGGGGATCATCGAGATCCTCAAGACCGCCGGCTACAAGGTCCGGCGCGTCAGCGACCGCCAGTACGAGGCGACGATCTCGGGCCAGCCCCGGTTCCACGTCGTCTTCATGCGGCCGACCGACATCGTGCTCCAGGTCCAGGAAGGCCGCTGCCACCTGGGGGTCACGGGGATGGACGTCTACGCCGAGCACGCCTTCGAGGCGCAGCAGGCGGTAGTGGTCGACCCTGACCTCGGCTACGGCGGCTGCCGCCTGGTGGTGGCGGTTCCCGAGAGCTGGGTCGACGTCGGCCACGTCCTCGACCTGGTCGACCTGACCAGCGAGTTCAAGTCGGCCGGCAAGACGTTCCGCGTCTCGACCAAGTACCCCGCGCTCGTCCGCCAGTACTTCCGCAAGTGGGGCATTTATTATTATCAGTTGATCAATTCCGAAGGCGCCCTGGAGCTTCACCCGAGCCTGGGCATCGCCGACGTGATCGTCGACTTGACCAGCTCGGGCGTCACGCTCAAGGACAACCGGCTGCGGGAAATCGCCGGTGGGATCGTGCTCGACTCGGCGGCCTGCCTAATCGGCCACGCGCCGAGCCTGGCGTCGCTGGCCGACGAGGGGGAGACCGGCCCCTTGGCCCTGTTGCTCGACGCCCTCGACGGCGTGCGACGGTCGGAAGGGCTGCTGCACCTGGAAGTGGTCGGCGGTCCGGCCGAGCCAGGTCCGGAGACGGCGGCGAAGGTCGCCGACTACCTCCGCGAGCAAGGCGCCCGGCACCTCGTCCGGGGCGAAGTCTGGGACGACCGGGGGCTCCCCGGTTGGCGAGTCACCGCGCTGGTCGCAGCCAAGAAGCTCACCGCCTGCCAGCGGGCCCTGCTCGGATTGGGCGCCAGCCGGATCGTCGGCCTCCCCGCCCAGTTCGTCTTCGACCGCGCCGCGGCCTCGACCTTCGACGACCTGAAAAAACGCCTCGCCGACGACGGAGGCGCGACCTCCTAA
- a CDS encoding ATP phosphoribosyltransferase regulatory subunit, translating into MTASRSADEARSLASAAEQHVGLVRGTRDWLQRDYARLATLERRLLDQFARAGYRPVRTPVLELSDLHERKSGAGIVAKLFEVSGAGTAGISLRPELTAGIVRAYVESGEPASLPWRASMAGPVFRFLPPGRIHDREFTQVGVELIGAGGPAADAEVIWLADWSLRALGVERPSIRIGHVGLILELLGRSGLPVAATSALIESLSEAASEGQDVRSLESALDRLAAWLGSGPADDGREASPTTDTADEPAVDRLFRHLVPDVAGRRSGAEIIGRLRRKWELGHSLHDALQNVREQVRTLADLRGPAAEVLARLDRDYAALAPASVAAIRELTVLLEQHGVDLGRVELDLGFGRGIGFYTQMIFEVSVPTPDGPLEVCGGGRYDGLARVLGSDRDDRGAGFAFGLERLYQALGASRTEADAAPPSRGYLVTTAGAPGVDRDAAALATFLRDRVDLPIVLSDLGFDEAVRYAQELGLEHLVVVEPTIEVWNLEHGDVRSVSGGELVEQLRSRLSVVRGDAL; encoded by the coding sequence ATGACTGCGAGCCGATCGGCGGACGAGGCCCGGTCTCTCGCGAGTGCGGCGGAACAGCACGTCGGACTCGTGCGCGGGACGCGGGACTGGCTGCAACGCGACTACGCCCGGCTGGCCACGCTGGAACGACGGCTGCTCGACCAGTTCGCCCGCGCCGGCTATCGGCCGGTCCGGACGCCGGTGCTGGAGCTGTCGGACCTGCACGAGCGCAAGAGCGGCGCGGGGATCGTCGCCAAGCTGTTCGAGGTGTCGGGCGCGGGGACGGCCGGAATCAGCCTTCGCCCCGAGCTAACCGCCGGAATTGTAAGAGCTTACGTCGAATCCGGCGAGCCGGCTTCGCTCCCCTGGCGGGCGAGCATGGCGGGCCCGGTCTTCCGGTTCCTGCCTCCTGGCCGGATCCACGACCGCGAGTTCACCCAGGTCGGCGTCGAGCTGATCGGCGCCGGCGGCCCCGCGGCCGACGCCGAGGTGATCTGGCTGGCCGACTGGTCGCTGCGGGCGCTCGGGGTCGAGCGGCCGTCGATCCGGATCGGCCACGTCGGTCTGATCCTGGAGCTGCTGGGCCGGTCGGGCCTACCCGTCGCGGCGACCTCGGCCCTGATCGAATCGCTCAGCGAGGCCGCCAGCGAGGGCCAGGACGTGCGGTCCCTGGAATCGGCCCTCGACCGGCTCGCCGCCTGGCTGGGCTCGGGGCCGGCCGACGACGGCCGCGAAGCCTCCCCGACGACCGACACGGCCGACGAACCGGCCGTCGACCGCCTATTCCGGCACCTGGTGCCGGACGTCGCCGGCCGCCGCTCGGGCGCCGAGATCATCGGCCGGCTGAGGCGGAAGTGGGAGCTGGGCCACTCGCTCCACGACGCCCTCCAGAACGTCCGCGAACAGGTCCGCACCCTGGCCGACCTGCGCGGTCCGGCGGCCGAAGTTCTGGCCCGGCTCGATCGCGACTACGCCGCCCTGGCCCCCGCCTCGGTCGCCGCGATCCGCGAGCTGACCGTCCTGCTCGAACAGCACGGAGTCGACCTCGGCCGGGTCGAGCTCGACCTGGGCTTCGGGCGCGGGATCGGCTTCTATACCCAGATGATCTTCGAGGTCTCCGTGCCCACGCCCGACGGCCCCCTGGAAGTCTGCGGCGGCGGCCGGTACGACGGCCTCGCCCGCGTCCTGGGGAGCGACCGCGACGACCGAGGAGCGGGGTTCGCCTTCGGGCTCGAACGCCTCTACCAGGCCCTCGGGGCGTCCCGTACCGAAGCCGACGCCGCCCCCCCTTCCCGCGGCTATCTGGTGACGACCGCCGGCGCTCCGGGGGTCGACCGCGACGCCGCCGCCCTGGCCACGTTCCTCCGCGACCGCGTCGACCTGCCGATCGTATTGTCGGACCTCGGGTTCGACGAGGCGGTCCGCTACGCCCAGGAACTGGGCCTGGAGCATCTGGTGGTCGTCGAACCGACGATCGAGGTGTGGAACCTCGAGCACGGCGACGTCCGGTCGGTCAGCGGCGGAGAACTAGTCGAACAACTGCGGAGCCGGCTTTCGGTGGTCCGAGGAGACGCCCTATGA